AGCAATTGCATATGCTTCGTTTGTAGGCTCTAATTCACTAGTTAGTAAATACTCTTCTTTTATTGGTTGGGGTGACAATTTTGGATAAATACAGCTACTTCCAAGAAATATTAATCTTTTGACCCCGAATTTATAAGATGTTTCGATTAAATTGTTCTGAATTTTTAAATTTTCTAAAAGAAACTCTACTTGATTAAGTTTATTTGCCATTATCCCTCCAACTTTTGCTGCGGCAATTATTACAATATTTGGCTTAAATTTTTTGAACCAAGCCTCTACTTTTTTGGCATCTTGTAAATCTAAATCTTTCCTAGAGGTGGTTATGAGTTTTTTGTTATTGAAAGTAAATCCATTTTTTAATAGTAGTTTGCAAATTGCATTACCAACCATCCCAGTTGAACCAGCAACGTAGATGGTCTCATCTCCACTTAATAAAGTCACGTTTTTTTTAATTCATTATGTTTGGTATCGTTTCAACTGAATTGAGTGTTGAGAAGCCTTTGTTTTTTAAAATTAATTCCTTTTTGGCGTCATTGGAATCATTTTTGATCATTTCAGATACTAATTGCTCCAAGGTTGTCGTTGGTCTCCATCCAAGTTCTTTATTCGCCTTACTAGAATCTCCTAAAAGTAAATCTACTTCAGTAGGACGGAAATATCTCGGATCAATCTTCACAACAATTTTACCGTTATCAGCTCTTACCCCAACCTCGCTTAGCCCTTCGCCTTTCCAAATTATACCAGGAGAGTTTTTTTTACTATTCCATCCAAGTTCTATCGAACTTAATTCAACAAATCTCCTTACTGTCTCCGTCCTCCCTGTAGCTATGACATAATCTTTTGGCTTTTTTTGTTGCAACATCATCCACTGCATTTCAACGTAATCTTTTGCATGCCCCCAATCCCTTTTTGAGTCAAGGTTCCCAAGATAAATGCAATCATCTAAACCTAGATTAACTCTTGATAAGCCTCGCGTTATTTTTCTTGTAACGAAAGTCTCTCCACGTCTTTCTGATTCATGATTAAATAAAATTCCATTACAGGCGAACATTCCATATGCTTCTCTATAGTTGACAGTTATCCAATAAGCATATAATTTCGCTGCAGCATAAGGACTTCTTGGATAAAAAGGTGTTGTTTCATTTTGAGGCGAACACTTTGTAATGCCATATAGTTCACTCGTACTGGCTTGGTATATTTTTGTCTTGTTTGTTAAATTTAATATTCTCACTGCTTCAAGAATCCTTAATGGACCTAAAGCATCACAATTCGCTGTATATTCAGGAGATTCAAAACTTACTGAAACATGACTTTGAGCACCAAGATTATAAATCTCGTCTGGAGATACCTTTTGAATAATATTTAAGATATTTGTGCTGTCAGTAAGGTCACCATAGTGCAGAATTAAATCTAGTTTCTTTTTATGAGGATCCTGATAAAGATGATCAATCCTTTTTGTGTTGAAATTACTAGATCTTCTCTTGATTCCATGAACTTCATAATTTTTTTTAATTAAAAGTTCAGCAAGATAACTACCATCTTGACCAGTAATCCCAGTAATAAGTGCTTTCTTTCTTTTATTCATTCAGAATTATCTGTATTTCTTTTATACTTGTCTTCAAATCTTACAATATCATCTTCCCCTAAGTATGTTCCGCTTTGAACTTCTATTAAAATTAGAGGAAAAGAAAAAGGATTTGATAATCGATGCTTTGCTCCTTGTGGAACATAAGTGCTTTCATTCTTATTCATTAAAAATGTTTCGTTATTAATTTCAATCTTAGCTTTACCTGAAACTATAACCCAATGTTCGGATCTATGATGATGCATTTGAAGTGAAATGCTCTCATAAGGATTTATTTCTATTTTTTTAACTTGCCAATTTTTATTTTCCATAAGAGAAACGTAATGCCCCCAAGGCCGATGAACCTTATTATTTATCTTTAGTTCTCTATAGTTATTTTTATCAAGTTCTTTGATGATATCTTTAAGTGAGTCGATTGAATTTTTATTTGAAATTAAAATTGCATCTTCAGTATCAATTGCTGCAATGTTATTTAACCCTAAACCAACTAAGAGCCTATTATCACTTTTTAAATAAGAGTTTTTTACATCTTTAATAATAGTTTTACCCTCTAAGGAATTATTGTTTACATCCTTAAAAGAACTCTCCCACATACTTTTCCAGCTGCCAAGATCATTCCAGCCTACATCTAAAGGTATAACAGTCCCTAATTTGGTTTTTTCCATAACAGCAATATCGATAGAAATGTTAGGCGATTTCTTAAAAAGATTATGATCAATCCTTCGAAATGAAAGATCTTCAATTTTTTTTTCTAAACATTTTTCGCATGTTTCAACAATTTCAGGTTGATATTTTCTAAGCTCGGATATTATTGATGATGCTTTAAAAAGAAAAATGCCGCTGTTCCATGTATAGTGCCTATCTTTAAGAAGTTTTTTTACTAATTCCTTGTTGGGTTTTTCAATAAAACTCTTAATATCACTAGATTTTGTTTCTTTAGAAAGTTCTTCCATTGATTCGATGTAACCAAATCCTGTTTCAGATGTACTAGGAACCACTCCAAACGTTACTAATCTTCCTCTATTAGCAAAAACGATCCCTTCTTCTATTGTTTCTCTAAATTTTTTATTTTTTTCAATTTTGTGATCTGATGCTAAAACTAATAATAATGGGTCGTTTTTTTCCTTAATTCCAATCAAAGCTGCCAAAGCAATTGCAGATGCTGTATTTCTTCCACAGGGCTCAAGTAAAATAGATTCCGGTTCAACATTAATAGTTCTCATTTGCTCAGCTACTATGAATCTCTGCTCTTCATTACATATAATTATGGGATTTTTTAAAAACTTTATTCCTTTAAGTCTTAAATATGTCTCTTGAAGAAGAGTATATTTGGAATTTTTATTTAAAGTTAAATATTGTTTAGGATATGATGATCTTGATAGTGGCCATAACCTTGTGCCAGAACCTCCAGAAAGGAGCACTGGGAAAATATTCTTATTAATGTAGGAATTAGTTTTAGTTTCGAACAAGTTTTTTTTCTTAGATTAATACGATTAAAAGGTTAGAGCAAATATTAAAAAATAAAATTTCTTCGTTGAGGACTATAATTAATTAGGAAGTCATCTTTATGTTTTGCCTAAAAAAGTAACAGAACAGGATAAAAGTAATATTCTTAAATCATTTATTGATGGAATAAATATCAAAGAATTATCAGAAATGTATGGTTTCTCTGTAACTACTATTACAAGACAATTAAAGAATAAATTGAGTAACGAGAAATTTAAAAAAATTAGGAATATAAATAGTAAAGAAATTTCCTCTAAACAAATCCCTGTAAATTTCAAAAAGGAAAGTAAGGTAGAGAAAATTAATAAAACGAAGGATGATAATATTAATTTTGAAAATGAAGGAATCTCTAATAATTTTTTTGAAATTGCCCCTTTGAATTATGAGGTTGATCTGGATAATCAAAAGGATCTCGCTTCAATACCTTTAGATGAAGTTGATTTTCCTAAACTTATTTATATGATCGTAGATAGTAAAATCGAATTAATAATAAAAATGTTGAAAGATTACCCTGAATGGGAATTTCTACCTGAAGATGATTTGAACAGAAAAACAATAGAAATTTATTATGATTTGAAAAACGCAAAGAGGAATTGTGGCAGGGATCAAAAAGTTATAAAAGTTCCAAATACCAATGTTTTTAAAATTGTATCTCCAATCTTATTATCTAGAGGGATTTCAAGAATACTAGCTGGAGATAAATTGATATCTATCTAATTTGGTTCTTTTAAAAGAAAGTTTGATGAAAAGAAACTACCTATAATTGACCCACTTATAAAGCTTGTTCCAATTATGAAGCTTACAGGTAAATTAATGGTCTCATCAATAATTAAATTCACCTTATTTTTTGTATTACTATTTTGAATTATGATTATCAAAATAAAAAACAAGAACAGATTAGAAAATAAATTTTTAAAAAAATTGACCATTTAAGGAGTTTATTTTATATCAAATTATATACTACTTTCTTTGTAAGGTTTTCTTTTTTAGCAAGATATTTTGAAGCGGCTGATAAACTTAACCCTGCTTTGATGAGATCATTTAATTCTTTTTTTAATGCTGGTTCATTTATTTTCTGTTTATTTAAAGAGTCTATTCCTTTTAAAACAATAGTGAATTCTCCTAATATTTCTTTTTTTTCAAAATAGTTTATTACTTCATCAATATTAAAACCTATATGTTCCTCAAATTTTTTGGTTAATTCTCTAAAAACTTTTATTTCTCGTTCTCCACCACAGAATTCTTTAAGTCCTTTTAAAGTTTGCTTTAAACGATGCGGGGCTTCAAAAAATATGGTAGTTTTCTCATTTTTACTTATTTCAAAAAGTGCTTTATCTCTTAGTGACTTCTTTTTAGGTAAGAAGCCCTCAAAAATAAATTTAGATGATGGTAGGCCACTTGAGACGAGTGCAGTTAATGCGGCACAAGGACCAGGAATACAAATAGTATCCAAATTATGTTTGTTCGTTTCTCTAACAAGTTCTTCACCAGGATCACAGATTCCTGGTAGGCCTGCATCACTTACTAGAGCTATGGAATTACCCTCTTTGAGGTAACTAATAATTTCAGGAATTTTACTTAAACAATTTATTTGATTAAAACTAATCAATCTATTTGAAATCCCATACTTATTCATTATTTTTTTCGTTTGTCTGGTATCTTCACAAGCTATCAAGAAAACATTTTCCAAGATATTTAGTGCTCTTGAAGATATATCTGATAGGTTTCCAATAGGAGTCCCAACAAGATATAAAATACCTTTTTCTGGCTCTTGACCTCTGTGAGATAATGAAATTTTATTCATATTATGGTTAAGGTTCCATTTTGTGTAGATACAGATAAGCTTATAAGTGATTTGAAGATTATAAGTTGGGAAGCTGCTGATATTTTGCTTTACTATTCAAAAGAAATCAAAGATATTAAACAAAAAAATAAGATTGTTAGAAATAAAGGTTTAAATGATCCTGTTACATTAGCAGACCTTAAAGTTAACGAATTAATTATAAAAAAAATTAGAGAAAATTATTCAGACTTTGAATATAGTATTTTGAGTGAAGAAAACGTAAATCTTTTATCTAATAGTCTTTGTTCAAATTGCGATTGGTTATGGGTATTAGATCCTCTTGATGGTACAAAAGATTTTATTCAAGGTACAGGTAATTATGCAATGCATTTGGCATTGAATTATAAAAATAAACCATATTTAGGTTTTGTTTTAATACCATCTAAAAATGAATTATGGATAGCAAATGGAGTGCAGGTTTGGGGTGAAAGAAAAGATGGAGTAATTTTAAAATCAAAATTAAGCCAGGAAAAAAACCTTAAAGACATGACAATAATAACAAGTAAGAATCATAGGAATGAGACCCTTGAGTGTCTTATAAACACAATTAACTTTAAAGAAAAAATTGTAATGGGAAGCATAGGATGTAAGATAGCTTCAATCGTAAAGGGAGATGCTGATATTTATATTTCACTAAGTTTACCAGGTGCAAGTAGCCCAAAAGACTGGGATTTCGCTGCGCCTGAGGCTATATTAAATGCAGCTGGAGGAGCAATAACATTTATAGATAATAAAGAGATTTCTTATAATCAAGAGAATTTCGAGCAGCCAGGAATAATTGTTGCTTCAAACAACAAACTTAATCATGGAAGAATATGTTCGGAAATTATTGAGATAATAAGAAATAACAACCTATATCCTATTTGATATTAATTAAGTGGAGCAACTGGTGTTGGTGTTGGCTCTGGATAAGACATGCCTCCATTTTGCCCTACACCTCTGAGGGTTAGATTTATTCGCCCTCTACTGTCAATTTCTCTAACCCTTACAGTGACTTCATCTCCCTGTCTTACAACATCTTCTACTCTCTCCACTCTGGCCTCAGATAACTGTGATATATGAACCATACCCTCCTTGCCAGGAAGAATTTCAACAAATGCACCTATCGGAATAATTCTAGTTACAACTCCTGAAAAGATCTCACCTTCATGAACTTTTCTAGTTAAACCTTCTATGATTTTTTGAGCATCTTCTGCTGCTGCTCCATCATGAGAGGCAATGGTAACAATACCACCATCTTCGATATCTATTTTTGTATTTGTTCTTTCAGTAATACCTTTTATGGTCCTTCCTCCTGGGCCTATAACAGTACCAATAAGTTCTGGATCAATCCTAAAGCTAAGTAATCGAGGAGCGTGAGGTGATAAAGAATCTTTAGGTTGGTCTATAGCTTCTTGCATCTTTTCTAAAATATGCAATCTTGCAGGCCGAGCTTTTTTTATGGCATCTGAAATTACAGGAACAGGCAAGCCTGTAATTTTCATGTCCATCTGTAAGGCAGTAATACCTTTCTCGGTACCAGCAACTTTAAAATCCATATCTCCAAGAAAATCTTCAATCCCTTGAATATCTGTAAGGATTCTTATATCTTTGCCTTCTTTAATTAAGCCCATCGCAGTACCGCTAACAGGAGCTTTCAGAGGCACTCCAGCATCTAATAATGAAAGTGTACTTCCGCAAACGGAGCCCATAGATGTAGAACCATTTGAGCTTAATACTTCACTAACTACTCTTAGCACATAGGGAAATTTCTCTTTACCTGGTAGGACTGGTAATATTGCCCTTTCTGCCAATGCTCCATGGCCAATTTCTCTTCTTCCGGGAGTTCTCATAGGTCTTGTTTCTCCAACTGAAAAAGATGGGAAATTATAATGATGCAAATATGTTTTCTCGGTACTTGGATTAAGATCGTCCATTTCTTGTGCATCGCTAGGAGTACCAAGAGTAGTGGTAGATAAAACCTGCGTTAAGCCTCTTTGAAATAGCGCTGAACCGTGTACTCTTTTAGGAAGTATCCCTGCAGCTGCAGATATTTTTCTAACTTCATCAAGCGCTCTGCCATCAACTCTTTTCCCATCATTAATTATTTGGGATCTCATTAACTTTTTGGTTAATTTCTTAAAGTCGGAATGAATTAGTTTATCGTTCTCTGAAGTTAAGATTTTTAATTGATTATCTTCTTTTAGAGATTCGATTTTTGTTTGAACATCTAATTTTATTTTTTCTAATTCAAGATCTCTTTCTTCTTTAGTCTGATCAAATTTCTTAAGAATTAAATCAATAGGTTTTGAGCAGTTTTTTTCTAGATATGTTGACAAAGTTTTGTCCTCTGCTGGTTCTGAGGGCTTGTCTTGCTTAATTCCAAGTTCTTTAAGAAGATCTTCTTGAGCTTTTATAAGTTCAGTTGCAGCTTCATATCCAAAATCAATAGCCTCAATAGTATCTTGTTCTGAAAGTTGATTTGACCCTGCTTCAATCATAACTATCCCATCAGGAGATCCTGCAACAACTAAATCAAGATCACCATTTTCGATTTCTCTATAACTAGGATTCAAAATAAAATCATCTCCTATAAGCCCAACTCTTACTGCTGCCATTGGGCCAAAGAAAGGTATCTCGGCAAGCAATGTTGCAATAGAGGCACCAGTTACAGCTAATACATCTGCAGGAACTCTTTCATCTAAGGAAAGACAAGAAGCCACAATTTGTATCTCGTCTCTCATCCATGACGGAAAAAGGGGCCGCATAGGACGATCAATTAATCTTGCAATTAATGTTGCCCTCTCAGGAGGTCTCCCTTCTCTTCTCATGAAACCTCCAGGAATCCTCCCGGCTGCATATAGTTTTTCCTCGTAATCACAAATGAGAGGGAGGAAGTCAGCAGCTTCCTTCTTTATGGTTTTTGTTGCTGTAACTAATAAAGATGTGTCTCCACACTCGATCATTACTGATCCATTCGCTTGAGGAGCATAAAGTCCTGTAGTTAGTCGTATCTCTCGTCCGTCAAACGTGATCGACTTATTTTGTCCTTCCACTTTTTAAATTATAAATCTATACATAATTTATTCTTACATCTCATAGGGACATATTGAGAGAATTATTTATATATGGTTGAAAATAATAACTAAATTAATTTTAGTATTTAAGTTAAACGACTGGTAATACTTGTTTTTTTTTAACATTTAAAATTCTGAAATCTATTAAATTTCTACAATTACCAACTCGACTTTACTACACCCGGTAATTCTCCGTTGTGAGCCCTTTGTCTTAATTGATTTCTGCATAACCCAAAATCTCTATAAACGCCTCTGGGTTTTCCAGTGGCCCAACATCTATTTCTTACCCTAGTTGGCGCCGAATTCCTTGGA
The genomic region above belongs to Prochlorococcus marinus str. GP2 and contains:
- a CDS encoding 3'(2'),5'-bisphosphate nucleotidase CysQ, with protein sequence MVKVPFCVDTDKLISDLKIISWEAADILLYYSKEIKDIKQKNKIVRNKGLNDPVTLADLKVNELIIKKIRENYSDFEYSILSEENVNLLSNSLCSNCDWLWVLDPLDGTKDFIQGTGNYAMHLALNYKNKPYLGFVLIPSKNELWIANGVQVWGERKDGVILKSKLSQEKNLKDMTIITSKNHRNETLECLINTINFKEKIVMGSIGCKIASIVKGDADIYISLSLPGASSPKDWDFAAPEAILNAAGGAITFIDNKEISYNQENFEQPGIIVASNNKLNHGRICSEIIEIIRNNNLYPI
- a CDS encoding mannose-1-phosphate guanylyltransferase/mannose-6-phosphate isomerase gives rise to the protein MFETKTNSYINKNIFPVLLSGGSGTRLWPLSRSSYPKQYLTLNKNSKYTLLQETYLRLKGIKFLKNPIIICNEEQRFIVAEQMRTINVEPESILLEPCGRNTASAIALAALIGIKEKNDPLLLVLASDHKIEKNKKFRETIEEGIVFANRGRLVTFGVVPSTSETGFGYIESMEELSKETKSSDIKSFIEKPNKELVKKLLKDRHYTWNSGIFLFKASSIISELRKYQPEIVETCEKCLEKKIEDLSFRRIDHNLFKKSPNISIDIAVMEKTKLGTVIPLDVGWNDLGSWKSMWESSFKDVNNNSLEGKTIIKDVKNSYLKSDNRLLVGLGLNNIAAIDTEDAILISNKNSIDSLKDIIKELDKNNYRELKINNKVHRPWGHYVSLMENKNWQVKKIEINPYESISLQMHHHRSEHWVIVSGKAKIEINNETFLMNKNESTYVPQGAKHRLSNPFSFPLILIEVQSGTYLGEDDIVRFEDKYKRNTDNSE
- a CDS encoding polyribonucleotide nucleotidyltransferase produces the protein MEGQNKSITFDGREIRLTTGLYAPQANGSVMIECGDTSLLVTATKTIKKEAADFLPLICDYEEKLYAAGRIPGGFMRREGRPPERATLIARLIDRPMRPLFPSWMRDEIQIVASCLSLDERVPADVLAVTGASIATLLAEIPFFGPMAAVRVGLIGDDFILNPSYREIENGDLDLVVAGSPDGIVMIEAGSNQLSEQDTIEAIDFGYEAATELIKAQEDLLKELGIKQDKPSEPAEDKTLSTYLEKNCSKPIDLILKKFDQTKEERDLELEKIKLDVQTKIESLKEDNQLKILTSENDKLIHSDFKKLTKKLMRSQIINDGKRVDGRALDEVRKISAAAGILPKRVHGSALFQRGLTQVLSTTTLGTPSDAQEMDDLNPSTEKTYLHHYNFPSFSVGETRPMRTPGRREIGHGALAERAILPVLPGKEKFPYVLRVVSEVLSSNGSTSMGSVCGSTLSLLDAGVPLKAPVSGTAMGLIKEGKDIRILTDIQGIEDFLGDMDFKVAGTEKGITALQMDMKITGLPVPVISDAIKKARPARLHILEKMQEAIDQPKDSLSPHAPRLLSFRIDPELIGTVIGPGGRTIKGITERTNTKIDIEDGGIVTIASHDGAAAEDAQKIIEGLTRKVHEGEIFSGVVTRIIPIGAFVEILPGKEGMVHISQLSEARVERVEDVVRQGDEVTVRVREIDSRGRINLTLRGVGQNGGMSYPEPTPTPVAPLN
- the gmd gene encoding GDP-mannose 4,6-dehydratase, with protein sequence MNKRKKALITGITGQDGSYLAELLIKKNYEVHGIKRRSSNFNTKRIDHLYQDPHKKKLDLILHYGDLTDSTNILNIIQKVSPDEIYNLGAQSHVSVSFESPEYTANCDALGPLRILEAVRILNLTNKTKIYQASTSELYGITKCSPQNETTPFYPRSPYAAAKLYAYWITVNYREAYGMFACNGILFNHESERRGETFVTRKITRGLSRVNLGLDDCIYLGNLDSKRDWGHAKDYVEMQWMMLQQKKPKDYVIATGRTETVRRFVELSSIELGWNSKKNSPGIIWKGEGLSEVGVRADNGKIVVKIDPRYFRPTEVDLLLGDSSKANKELGWRPTTTLEQLVSEMIKNDSNDAKKELILKNKGFSTLNSVETIPNIMN
- the rsmI gene encoding 16S rRNA (cytidine(1402)-2'-O)-methyltransferase, with protein sequence MNKISLSHRGQEPEKGILYLVGTPIGNLSDISSRALNILENVFLIACEDTRQTKKIMNKYGISNRLISFNQINCLSKIPEIISYLKEGNSIALVSDAGLPGICDPGEELVRETNKHNLDTICIPGPCAALTALVSSGLPSSKFIFEGFLPKKKSLRDKALFEISKNEKTTIFFEAPHRLKQTLKGLKEFCGGEREIKVFRELTKKFEEHIGFNIDEVINYFEKKEILGEFTIVLKGIDSLNKQKINEPALKKELNDLIKAGLSLSAASKYLAKKENLTKKVVYNLI
- the rpsN gene encoding 30S ribosomal protein S14; the protein is MAKKSMIAREVKRKKLVKKYAEKRKSLLLEFNSAKDPMERLEIHRKIQALPRNSAPTRVRNRCWATGKPRGVYRDFGLCRNQLRQRAHNGELPGVVKSSW